One genomic region from Haloarcula taiwanensis encodes:
- a CDS encoding dolichol kinase, protein MADEVSRRLVHVTGAAVPLAHLGWPDLITWRVVQGFLAVALVVVCVLEAVRLTTGLDWVVYDRLTREYEQDNPAGYALYIVGMAIVAFAVELPGVTTDVAVPAMLMLAIGDPISGLLGSGDASNVKQAWVLLVMFGVCTLLAAPFVPPAAAVLGGVAATFADGVKPRIAGYVVDDNFSIPVLGALAMWVGVRYLPF, encoded by the coding sequence TGGCACACCTTGGCTGGCCGGACTTGATTACGTGGCGCGTCGTGCAGGGGTTCCTGGCCGTGGCGCTGGTCGTCGTGTGTGTTCTCGAAGCCGTGCGGCTGACGACCGGGCTGGACTGGGTAGTGTACGACCGGCTCACCCGGGAGTACGAGCAGGACAACCCCGCCGGCTACGCGCTGTACATCGTCGGGATGGCTATCGTCGCCTTCGCCGTCGAACTGCCGGGCGTGACGACCGACGTCGCCGTCCCGGCAATGTTGATGCTCGCCATCGGCGACCCCATCAGCGGCCTGCTGGGCTCGGGCGACGCCAGCAACGTCAAGCAGGCCTGGGTCTTGCTGGTGATGTTCGGCGTCTGCACGCTGCTGGCCGCCCCCTTTGTTCCCCCCGCCGCCGCCGTTCTCGGGGGTGTCGCGGCGACGTTCGCGGACGGGGTCAAGCCCCGCATCGCCGGCTACGTCGTCGACGACAACTTCTCGATTCCGGTGCTGGGCGCGCTGGCGATGTGGGTCGGCGTCCGGTACCTCCCGTTCTGA